GTGAGGACGACGCGGTAGCCCGCGTCCGCCAGCCGCCGTGCCGTCGCGGCGCCGATTCCGCTGCTGGCGCCGGTGACTACTGCTATGCGGGACGGGGCCATGGGGGTGCTCCTCGGCGGGGATGTCGGAGTGCGGCCTTGTGCGGCAAGGATATGCGTCGTGGGGTGCGCGTGATCGGGTGGCCGCGGGCCGGTGGGGGCCGGCCGCGAGCCGGTGAGGGCCGGCCGCGCGGTTCCCCGCGCCCCTGAGGGGCCGCGAGCCGGGTCAGTTCCCTCGCGGGGCCCACATGATCACGGCCATTCCGGCGAGGCAGATCAGCGCGCCCGTGATGTCCCAGCGGTCCGGGCGGTAGCCGTCCGCGACCATGCCCCAGGCGATCGAACCGGCGACGAAGATCCCGCCGTACGCGGCGAGGACGCGGCCGAAATGGGCGTCCGGCTGGAAGGTGGCGACGAAGCCGTAGGCGCCGAGGGCGAGGAGACCGCCGGTGATCCACAGCCAGCCCCGCTGTTCCCGCCAGCCCTGCCAGACCAGCCAGGCGCCGCCGATCTCGAAGAGGGCGGCGACGAGGAAGAGGGCGGCGGACCGGATGACGAGCATGGGGGCAGCTTTGCACGCCGTGGTGGTACTGCCGGGTGGGGGACGGCGGCCGACGGGGGCGCGGGGGACGGCGGCCGACGGGGGCGCGGGGAGGGCGGCCGATTGTGTTCGGTGCAGGCCGGGTGGGATGCGGGGCGGCGGGTGCGGTTCCCGGCACGTCGAGTGCCATTCGGGTCGCCGGGTGCGGTCTCGGGTCGCCGGGTGCGGTCTCGGGTCGGTGGGTGCGCTTCGGGGTGGGTCGGGTGCGGTGCGGGGCAGGTGGGGGGCGGTTTGGGATCGGTGGGTGATTCCGGGCACTTCGGCGTGCGGTGCCGGATGGACTGTGCGGCGTGGGGCGGTGGGTGCAGTTCGTGGAGGACAGGGGCAGGCCGTCGGCGTGATGGCCGGTCCCGTGGCCGGGGTGGGCGCGGCGAGGGCGTGCGGGTGGCCGTGTGGGTCGGCGGCGTCGGTCGTGTTGCTCGGTCCGGCCCTGCCCGGGTGGGACCGGCCGTGCGGGTGGAAAAGTGCGTGGGGAATAGAGGGCCGAGGATCGCCGTTCTGTGGGTATAGTTGAACAATAAACAACCTGGAGGATGAGCGACCATGCAGTTCGGGATCTTCAGCGTCGGCGACGTCACGCCGGACCCGACCACCGGCCGGACGCCGACGGAGCGCGAGCGGATCAAGGCCATGGTCGCCATCGCGCTGAAGGCCGAGGAGGTCGGCCTGGACGTCTTCGCGACCGGCGAGCACCACAACCCGCCGTTCGTGCCGTCGTCCCCCACCACGATGCTCGGCTACGTCGCGGCACGGACGGAGAGGCTGATCCTCTCCACCTCGACGACTCTGATCACCACCAACGACCCGGTGAAGATCGCCGAGGACTTCGCGATGCTCCAGCACCTGGCCGACGGCCGGATGGACCTGATGATGGGGCGCGGCAACACGGGCCCGGTCTATCCCTGGTTCGGGCAGGACATCCGGCAGGGCATCAACCTCGCCATCGAGAACTACGCGCTGCTGCACCGGCTGTGGCGCGAGGACGTCGTGAACTGGGAGGGCAAGTTCCGCACGCCGCTGCAGGGGTTCACGTCCACGCCCCGCCCGCTGGACGGGGTCCCGCCGTTCGTCTGGCACGGCTCCATCCGCTCCCCGGAGATCGCCGAGCAGGCCGCGTACTACGGCGACGGCTTCTTCCACAACAACATCTTCTGGCCGGCCGACCACACCAAGCGGATGGTCGAGCTGTACCGGAACCGCTACGCCCACTACGGGCACGGCACGCCCGAGCAGGCGATCGTCGGACTCGGCGGCCAGGTGTTCATGCGGAAGAACTCGCAGGACGCGATACGCGAGTTCCGGCCGTACTTCGACGTCGCCCCGGTGTACGGGCACGGCCCGTCCCTGGAGGACTTCATGGACCAGACCCCGCTGACCGTGGGCTCGCCGCAGCAGGTGATCGAGAAGACGCTGAGCTTCCGCGAGTACGCCGGTGACTACCAGCGCCAGCTGTTCCTGATGGACCACGCCGGGCTGCCGCTGAAGACCGTGCTGGAGCAGCTCGACATGCTGGGCGAGGAGGTCGTGCCGGTGCTGCGCAAGGAGTTCGCGGCCGGGCGTCCGGCCTCGGTGCCTCAGGCGCCGACCCACCAGTCCCTGCTGGCCGCCTCGCGGAACGAGACCGCTGCTTCCGGAAGGGTGAGTGCCGAATGAAGCTCGTCGTCGTCTCGGCAGGGCTGAGCGTGCCGTCGTCCACCCGGCTGCTCGGCGACCGGCTCGCCGCCGCCGTGGGGCGGCAGGCGCCGGTCGACCTGGAGGTCGTCGAGCTGCGCGACCTCGCCGTGGAGATCGCGCACAACTTCACCAACGGCTTCCCGGGCCGGTCCCTGTCCGCCGCGATCGACGCGGTGACCTCGGCGGACGGACTGATCGTGGTCACGCCGGTGTTCTCGGCGTCCTACAGCGGGCTGTTCAAGTCCTTCTTCGACGTGATCGAGCCGGACACCCTGGCGGGCAAGCCGGTGCTGGTCGCGGCGACCGGGGGCACGGCCCGCCACTCGCTGGTCCTGGAGCACGCCCTGCGTCCGCTCTTCGCCTACCTGAAGGCCGTCGTCGTCCCGACCGGCGTGTACGCCGCCTCGGAGGACTGGGGCGCCGAAGGGCTCGACGGGCGGATCGAGCGGGCCGCGGGGGAGCTGGCCCGGCTGATGACGGGGCTGTCGGTGAGCAGGCCGGCCACCGCCGGCGTGGACGTCGTCGTCCCGTTCGAGCAGCAGCTCGCCGCGCTACGTCCCGGCGGGTGAGAGGCCAGTAAGAGGATCGGGGGCCGCTCGCCCGTCCGGCCGCGCGACCGGTGCCCTTTGCCACACTGGACCGGTGCCCCACACTGTTCTGCTCGCCGAGGACGACCGCGCCATCCGCAACGCCCTGGAACGGGCCCTGACCCTGGAGGGCTACCGGGTCACCGCGGTCGCCGACGGCGTCGAGGCGCTGGCGCAGGCCCATCGCACGCCGCCGGACGTGCTCGTGCTGGACGTGATGATGCCGGGGATCGACGGGCTCCAGGTGTGCCGGGTGCTGCGGGCCGAAGGGGACCGGACGCCGATCCTGATGCTGACGGCGCTCGTGGAGACGGCCGACCGGATCGCGGGGCTGGACGCGGGCGCCGACGACTACGTCGTGAAGCCGTTCGACGTCGAGGAGGTCTTCGCGCGGTTGCGTGCCCTGCTGCGGCGTACGAACGGGGCCGGCGCCGTCGACGTACCGGAGCGGGCGCCGCTGCCCGAGCGGCAGCTCAAGGCGGCCGGGCTGCGGATGGACCCCCAGGCGCGGCGGGCCTGGCGCGGCGGGCGGGAGCTGGAGCTGACCCGCACCGAGTTCGAGCTGCTGGAACTGCTCGTGCGCAACGAGGGGATCGTGCTCGACCACTCCACGATCTACGACCGGATCTGGGGGTACGACTTCGGGCCGGGGTCGAAGAACCTCGCCGTGTACGTCGGCTATCTGCGCCGCAAGCTGGACGAGCCGGGGGCGCCGCAGCTCATCCACACCGTCCGTGGGGTGGGTTACGTGCTGCGGGAGGACTGAGTGGGTCTCCTGCGCAGGGCCGGGGCCGAGTCCGGTGTCGGGTCCGGGGCCGGGGCCGGTGGGTGGTGGCGGCCGCGGCTGGTGTCCTTGCGGACGACCTTCGCCGTGTCCTTCGCCCTGGTGACCGCCGTCGTCACCGTGCTCGTCGGCATCCTGTCCTACGGTGCCGCCGCCCGGCTGGTGCGCGTCGACCAGCAGTCGGTGTTCGACGAGGTCGTGCGGGATCTGCGGGGCGAGGTGAGCGAGCGGCGGATGCTCCCGGAGGACTTCTCCTCCGCACCGGGACACGACTTCGTGCGCCCCGCCCGTACGGACGTGCAGGTGCTGGGCCCCGACGGGAGCGTCGTCGACCCGGGCAGCCCCGGGCTGCCGGTGACCGACGCCGACCGGGAGGTCGCGGGCGCGGCGCGGGCCGGGGCGCTGGCCCAGCACCAGGACGTCGACGTCGGCAACGACGTCTACCGGGTCGCGACCGTCGCGCTGGGCGGCAGCCGGGGCGCGGTGCAGGTGGCGCAGGAGTTCAGCGACACCGAGGACCTGCTGCGGGCGCTGCAGCAGCGGACGCTGCTGATGATGGCGGCGGTGGTGATCGGGGCGGGGCTGTTCGGCTGGTGGCTGGCGCGGCACATCACCCGGCGGCTGGTGATCCTGACGGCGGCGGCGGAGGCGGTGGCCCGTACGCGGCGGCTCGGCATCGACGTGCCCGTGACCGGCAGCGACGAGGTGGGGCGGCTAGGGCGCGCCTTCGACCGGATGCTGGGCCGGCTCGCGCAGTCGGAGGAGGACCAGCGGCGCCTGGTGCAGGACGCGGGGCACGAACTGCGTACGCCGCTGACGTCCCTGCGGACGAACATCTCCCTGCTCCGCCGGATCGACGAGCTGCCGCCCGGGACGCGGGACGAGCTGGTCGCCGACCTGGGGCAGGAGGCACGGGAACTCACCGACCTGGTCAACGAGCTGGTGGACCTGGCGGCCGGGCAGCCGGACGCCGAACCGCCGCAGCGGGTCGACGTCGCCGACCTCGCGGAGGATGTCGCGGGCCTGGCGCGCCGGCGTACCGGTCGGCGGATCGAGGTGCGCGCGAGCGGCGACACGACGACTCAGGGGCGGGCGGGGATGCTGACCCGGGCGATCTCCAACCTCGTCGAGAACGCGGCGAAGTTCGACGCCGCCGGGACCGCCCCGATCGAGATCGTGGTGTCCGGGCCGGCGCGTCCCGGGGCGATCCGGGTGGAGGTCCACGACCGGGGGCCGGGTGTCGCCGACACCGACGTGGTCCGCGTCTTCGACCGCTTCTACCGGGCCCCGGACGCCCGTTCGCTGCCGGGGTCCGGGCTGGGACTGTCGATCGTGCGCGAGGTGGCGCTGGCGCACGAGGGCGCGCCGTTCGCCTGCCGGCGGGAGGGGGGCGGGTCGGTCATCGGGTTCACGGTGGGGGCCGGTGCGCCGGACGCGGGGGGCGGGGCCTGACCGCAACCCGTCCCGGCTCCGGGCTGTGCGCCGTTCGCTCGACGCGGGGGCGGGCGGGCACGGGACGCCGCGGGCGGAGGACGCCGACGGGGCGGCGTACGCCGACGCGGTGTCGGAGTACGCCGCCCCGGGGCGGACCAAGGCCCTCGGGCCGCCGGTCGCGCATCGCGGCGCTACTTCGGGTCGCGGTCGAACAGCGACGTGGACCACACGTAGCCGAGCACGGCCAGCCCCAGGCACCAGAGGACGGCCAGCCATCCGTTGTGGCCGATCCCGGTGCCGAGCAGCAGCCCGCGCAGCGTCTCGATGGCCGGTGTGAACGGCTGGTACTCGGCGACCGGCTGGAACCAGCCCGGCATCGCGTCGACCGGGACGAAGGCGCTGGACAGCAACGGCAGCACCATCAGCGGCAGCGCGTTGTTGCTGGCCGCCTCGGCGTTCGGGCTGGACAGGCCCATGCCGACGGCGATCCAGGTGAGCGCCAGGGAGACGAGCGTCAGCAGTCCCACCGCCAAGAGCCATTCCAGGGCGGTGGCGTCGGTGGAGCGGAACCCGATGGCCACCGCGACGGCGCCGACGAGGACCACGCTCATCACGCACTGGATGACGCTGCCGACCACGTGACCGACCAGCACCGAGCCGCGGTGGATGGCCATGGTGCGGAAGCGGGCGATGATGCCCTCGGCCATGTCGTTCGAGACGGACACCGCGCTGCCGATCGTGGTGCCGCCGATGGTCAGCATCAGGATGCCCGGGACGAGATACGCGAGGTACGCGGACCGGTCCGCCCCGCCGTCACCGATGCCGGCGGCCATCACGTCACCGAAGACGTAGACGAAGAGCAGCAGCAGCATGACCGGTGTGAGCAGCAGGTTGAGGGTGAGGGACGGGTAGCGCCGGGCGTGCAGCAGGTTGCGGCGCAGCATCGTGGACGAGTCGCGCACGGCGAGGGAGAGGGAGCTCATCGGACGTCCTCCTGGGACTGGCGGGACTCGCGGGACTGGCGGGGCGGGCGGGGCTGACTGGGCAGGGTGGAACCGGTGGATGCGGGGGACCCGGCGGGCGCGGTGGGGCCGGTCAGGGCGAAGAAGACGTCGTCGAGGTCGGGGGTGTGCACGGTCAGCTGGTCCGCCTCGACGCCGGCCGCGTCCAGCCAGTCGAGGATGGAGCGCAGCTCGCGCTGGCTGCCGTCGCTGGGGATCTGCAACGCGAGCGCCTCGTCGTCCCGGGTGACCTCGCGGAGCGCGCCGGCGGCGCTCCGGTACGCGGACGGGTCGGTGAAGCGGAGCCGGACGTGTCCGCCGGGGATGAGCCGCTTGAGCTCGTCCGCGGTGCCCTCCGCGGCGATCCTGCCGTCGTTGAGCACGGCGATGCGGTCGGCGAGCTCGTCGGCCTCCTCCAGGTACTGGGTGGTGAGGAAGACGGTGACGCCGCCCGTGACGAGTTCGCGGATGATCTGCCACATGTTGTGGCGGCTGCGCGGGTCGAGGCCGGTGGTCGGCTCGTCGAGGAAGATGATCGGTGGGCTGCCGACGAGGGTCATGGCGATGTCGAGCCGGCGCCTCATGCCGCCGGAGTAGGTGGAGGCCGGCTTCTTCGCGGCCTCCGTGAGGTCGAACCGCTCGAGCAGCTCCGCGGTGACCCGCCGCCCCTCGCGCCTGGGCAGGTGGTGCAGGTCCGCCATGAGGAGCATGTTCTCCTCGCCGGTGATCAGCCCGTCGACGGCGGAGAACTGTCCGGTGACGCCGATCGCGGCGCGC
This region of Streptomyces chromofuscus genomic DNA includes:
- a CDS encoding YnfA family protein — protein: MLVIRSAALFLVAALFEIGGAWLVWQGWREQRGWLWITGGLLALGAYGFVATFQPDAHFGRVLAAYGGIFVAGSIAWGMVADGYRPDRWDITGALICLAGMAVIMWAPRGN
- a CDS encoding LLM class flavin-dependent oxidoreductase, yielding MQFGIFSVGDVTPDPTTGRTPTERERIKAMVAIALKAEEVGLDVFATGEHHNPPFVPSSPTTMLGYVAARTERLILSTSTTLITTNDPVKIAEDFAMLQHLADGRMDLMMGRGNTGPVYPWFGQDIRQGINLAIENYALLHRLWREDVVNWEGKFRTPLQGFTSTPRPLDGVPPFVWHGSIRSPEIAEQAAYYGDGFFHNNIFWPADHTKRMVELYRNRYAHYGHGTPEQAIVGLGGQVFMRKNSQDAIREFRPYFDVAPVYGHGPSLEDFMDQTPLTVGSPQQVIEKTLSFREYAGDYQRQLFLMDHAGLPLKTVLEQLDMLGEEVVPVLRKEFAAGRPASVPQAPTHQSLLAASRNETAASGRVSAE
- a CDS encoding FMN reductase — encoded protein: MKLVVVSAGLSVPSSTRLLGDRLAAAVGRQAPVDLEVVELRDLAVEIAHNFTNGFPGRSLSAAIDAVTSADGLIVVTPVFSASYSGLFKSFFDVIEPDTLAGKPVLVAATGGTARHSLVLEHALRPLFAYLKAVVVPTGVYAASEDWGAEGLDGRIERAAGELARLMTGLSVSRPATAGVDVVVPFEQQLAALRPGG
- a CDS encoding response regulator transcription factor, which translates into the protein MPHTVLLAEDDRAIRNALERALTLEGYRVTAVADGVEALAQAHRTPPDVLVLDVMMPGIDGLQVCRVLRAEGDRTPILMLTALVETADRIAGLDAGADDYVVKPFDVEEVFARLRALLRRTNGAGAVDVPERAPLPERQLKAAGLRMDPQARRAWRGGRELELTRTEFELLELLVRNEGIVLDHSTIYDRIWGYDFGPGSKNLAVYVGYLRRKLDEPGAPQLIHTVRGVGYVLRED
- a CDS encoding sensor histidine kinase; translation: MRRAGAESGVGSGAGAGGWWRPRLVSLRTTFAVSFALVTAVVTVLVGILSYGAAARLVRVDQQSVFDEVVRDLRGEVSERRMLPEDFSSAPGHDFVRPARTDVQVLGPDGSVVDPGSPGLPVTDADREVAGAARAGALAQHQDVDVGNDVYRVATVALGGSRGAVQVAQEFSDTEDLLRALQQRTLLMMAAVVIGAGLFGWWLARHITRRLVILTAAAEAVARTRRLGIDVPVTGSDEVGRLGRAFDRMLGRLAQSEEDQRRLVQDAGHELRTPLTSLRTNISLLRRIDELPPGTRDELVADLGQEARELTDLVNELVDLAAGQPDAEPPQRVDVADLAEDVAGLARRRTGRRIEVRASGDTTTQGRAGMLTRAISNLVENAAKFDAAGTAPIEIVVSGPARPGAIRVEVHDRGPGVADTDVVRVFDRFYRAPDARSLPGSGLGLSIVREVALAHEGAPFACRREGGGSVIGFTVGAGAPDAGGGA
- a CDS encoding ABC transporter permease, with amino-acid sequence MSSLSLAVRDSSTMLRRNLLHARRYPSLTLNLLLTPVMLLLLFVYVFGDVMAAGIGDGGADRSAYLAYLVPGILMLTIGGTTIGSAVSVSNDMAEGIIARFRTMAIHRGSVLVGHVVGSVIQCVMSVVLVGAVAVAIGFRSTDATALEWLLAVGLLTLVSLALTWIAVGMGLSSPNAEAASNNALPLMVLPLLSSAFVPVDAMPGWFQPVAEYQPFTPAIETLRGLLLGTGIGHNGWLAVLWCLGLAVLGYVWSTSLFDRDPK
- a CDS encoding ATP-binding cassette domain-containing protein → MPSSVMSTSIRDDGPQSPVAVSTVGLRKSYGDKTVLDGIDLRIPAGSVFALLGPNGAGKTTAVKILSTLITADSGQARVAGHDVATAPDEVRAAIGVTGQFSAVDGLITGEENMLLMADLHHLPRREGRRVTAELLERFDLTEAAKKPASTYSGGMRRRLDIAMTLVGSPPIIFLDEPTTGLDPRSRHNMWQIIRELVTGGVTVFLTTQYLEEADELADRIAVLNDGRIAAEGTADELKRLIPGGHVRLRFTDPSAYRSAAGALREVTRDDEALALQIPSDGSQRELRSILDWLDAAGVEADQLTVHTPDLDDVFFALTGPTAPAGSPASTGSTLPSQPRPPRQSRESRQSQEDVR